The following coding sequences are from one Carassius gibelio isolate Cgi1373 ecotype wild population from Czech Republic chromosome B7, carGib1.2-hapl.c, whole genome shotgun sequence window:
- the LOC127962592 gene encoding endophilin-A3-like isoform X2 has protein sequence MSVAGFKKQLHKASQLLSEKISGAEGTKLDEDFMEMERKIEVTNKSVFELITKTTEYLQPNPASRAKLGMLNTVSKIRGQVKTTGYPQTEGLLGDCMLRYGRELGEESTFGAALVDIGEAMKQMADIKDALDINVKQNFIDPLQTLQDKDLKEIVHHLKKLEGRRLDFDYKKKRQGKIPDEEIKQAVEKFEESKELAERSMFNFLENDVEQVSQLSALIEAGLDYHRQSLEILKELDSKLQSRISTASSRPKKEFKPKSIVSSLETVENTQHNGLTHTSSVKSTDIQVNHTVNGKKSESHLDQPCCRSLYDFEPENEGELGFKEGDIIILTNQIDENWYEGMINGESGFFPINYVEVLVPLPQ, from the exons TTATTGAGTGAGAAGATAAGCGGTGCAGAAGGGACAAAGCTGGATGAAGACTTCATGGAAATGGAGCGG AAAATAGAAGTCACCAACAAGTCTGTTTTTGAACTTATAACGAAAACCACAGAATATCTTCAGCCAAACCCTG CATCAAGAGCCAAACTGGGAATGCTCAACACGGTGTCTAAAATCAGAGGGCAGGTGAAGACGACGGGCTATCCGCAGACTGAAGGGCTTTTAGGAGACTGCATGCTGCGATATGGACGGGAACTGGGGGAGGAGTCCACTTTCG GAGCTGCGCTGGTGGACATCGGTGAAGCCATGAAGCAGATGGCTGATATTAAAGATGCCCTTGATATCAACGTGAAACAGAACTTCATTGACCCACTTCAGACTCTACAAGACAAAGACCTCAAAGAGATTGTG CATCATCTGAAGAAACTGGAGGGTCGACGGTTAGACTTTGACTATAAGAAGAAACGTCAAGGCAAGATTCCCGACGAGGAGATCAAACAGGCTGTGGAGAAGTTTGAGGAATCCAAAGAACTCGCTGAGAGGAGCATGTTTAACTTTTTGGAGAACGAT GTGGAGCAGGTGAGTCAGTTATCAGCTCTGATCGAGGCAGGGCTGGATTACCATCGGCAGTCCTTGGAGATCCTGAAGGAGCTCGACAGCAAACTACAGAGCAG GATATCCACTGCAAGCAGTCGGCCCAAAAAAGAGTTCAAGCCAAAGTCGATCGTGTCCAGTTTGGAGACCGTCGAAAACACGCAGCACAATGGACTTACCCACACCTCATCAGTCAAAAGCACAG ATATCCAAGTCAACCACACTGTAAATGGAAAAA AGAGCGAGTCACACTTGGACCAGCCCTGCTGTCGATCGCTCTACGACTTTGAGCCGGAGAACGAGGGCGAGCTGGGCTTCAAAGAGGGCGACATCATCATCCTCACCAATCAGATTGATGAGAACTGGTATGAAGGCATGATTAACGGCGAATCGGGCTTCTTCCCCATAAACTACGTCGAGGTCCTAGTGCCCCTGCCACAATGA
- the LOC127962592 gene encoding endophilin-A3-like isoform X1, which translates to MSVAGFKKQLHKASQLLSEKISGAEGTKLDEDFMEMERKIEVTNKSVFELITKTTEYLQPNPASRAKLGMLNTVSKIRGQVKTTGYPQTEGLLGDCMLRYGRELGEESTFGAALVDIGEAMKQMADIKDALDINVKQNFIDPLQTLQDKDLKEIVHHLKKLEGRRLDFDYKKKRQGKIPDEEIKQAVEKFEESKELAERSMFNFLENDVEQVSQLSALIEAGLDYHRQSLEILKELDSKLQSRISTASSRPKKEFKPKSIVSSLETVENTQHNGLTHTSSVKSTDIQVNHTVNGKIDKFTHTAPITLSWPESSNGDSKQSESHLDQPCCRSLYDFEPENEGELGFKEGDIIILTNQIDENWYEGMINGESGFFPINYVEVLVPLPQ; encoded by the exons TTATTGAGTGAGAAGATAAGCGGTGCAGAAGGGACAAAGCTGGATGAAGACTTCATGGAAATGGAGCGG AAAATAGAAGTCACCAACAAGTCTGTTTTTGAACTTATAACGAAAACCACAGAATATCTTCAGCCAAACCCTG CATCAAGAGCCAAACTGGGAATGCTCAACACGGTGTCTAAAATCAGAGGGCAGGTGAAGACGACGGGCTATCCGCAGACTGAAGGGCTTTTAGGAGACTGCATGCTGCGATATGGACGGGAACTGGGGGAGGAGTCCACTTTCG GAGCTGCGCTGGTGGACATCGGTGAAGCCATGAAGCAGATGGCTGATATTAAAGATGCCCTTGATATCAACGTGAAACAGAACTTCATTGACCCACTTCAGACTCTACAAGACAAAGACCTCAAAGAGATTGTG CATCATCTGAAGAAACTGGAGGGTCGACGGTTAGACTTTGACTATAAGAAGAAACGTCAAGGCAAGATTCCCGACGAGGAGATCAAACAGGCTGTGGAGAAGTTTGAGGAATCCAAAGAACTCGCTGAGAGGAGCATGTTTAACTTTTTGGAGAACGAT GTGGAGCAGGTGAGTCAGTTATCAGCTCTGATCGAGGCAGGGCTGGATTACCATCGGCAGTCCTTGGAGATCCTGAAGGAGCTCGACAGCAAACTACAGAGCAG GATATCCACTGCAAGCAGTCGGCCCAAAAAAGAGTTCAAGCCAAAGTCGATCGTGTCCAGTTTGGAGACCGTCGAAAACACGCAGCACAATGGACTTACCCACACCTCATCAGTCAAAAGCACAG ATATCCAAGTCAACCACACTGTAAATGGAAAAA TTGAtaagttcacacacacagcacccATTACTCTATCATGGCCTGAGAGCTCCAATGGTGATAGCAAAC AGAGCGAGTCACACTTGGACCAGCCCTGCTGTCGATCGCTCTACGACTTTGAGCCGGAGAACGAGGGCGAGCTGGGCTTCAAAGAGGGCGACATCATCATCCTCACCAATCAGATTGATGAGAACTGGTATGAAGGCATGATTAACGGCGAATCGGGCTTCTTCCCCATAAACTACGTCGAGGTCCTAGTGCCCCTGCCACAATGA
- the LOC127962592 gene encoding endophilin-A3-like isoform X3, whose amino-acid sequence MSVAGFKKQLHKASQLLSEKISGAEGTKLDEDFMEMERKIEVTNKSVFELITKTTEYLQPNPASRAKLGMLNTVSKIRGQVKTTGYPQTEGLLGDCMLRYGRELGEESTFGAALVDIGEAMKQMADIKDALDINVKQNFIDPLQTLQDKDLKEIVHHLKKLEGRRLDFDYKKKRQGKIPDEEIKQAVEKFEESKELAERSMFNFLENDVEQVSQLSALIEAGLDYHRQSLEILKELDSKLQSRISTASSRPKKEFKPKSIVSSLETVENTQHNGLTHTSSVKSTESESHLDQPCCRSLYDFEPENEGELGFKEGDIIILTNQIDENWYEGMINGESGFFPINYVEVLVPLPQ is encoded by the exons TTATTGAGTGAGAAGATAAGCGGTGCAGAAGGGACAAAGCTGGATGAAGACTTCATGGAAATGGAGCGG AAAATAGAAGTCACCAACAAGTCTGTTTTTGAACTTATAACGAAAACCACAGAATATCTTCAGCCAAACCCTG CATCAAGAGCCAAACTGGGAATGCTCAACACGGTGTCTAAAATCAGAGGGCAGGTGAAGACGACGGGCTATCCGCAGACTGAAGGGCTTTTAGGAGACTGCATGCTGCGATATGGACGGGAACTGGGGGAGGAGTCCACTTTCG GAGCTGCGCTGGTGGACATCGGTGAAGCCATGAAGCAGATGGCTGATATTAAAGATGCCCTTGATATCAACGTGAAACAGAACTTCATTGACCCACTTCAGACTCTACAAGACAAAGACCTCAAAGAGATTGTG CATCATCTGAAGAAACTGGAGGGTCGACGGTTAGACTTTGACTATAAGAAGAAACGTCAAGGCAAGATTCCCGACGAGGAGATCAAACAGGCTGTGGAGAAGTTTGAGGAATCCAAAGAACTCGCTGAGAGGAGCATGTTTAACTTTTTGGAGAACGAT GTGGAGCAGGTGAGTCAGTTATCAGCTCTGATCGAGGCAGGGCTGGATTACCATCGGCAGTCCTTGGAGATCCTGAAGGAGCTCGACAGCAAACTACAGAGCAG GATATCCACTGCAAGCAGTCGGCCCAAAAAAGAGTTCAAGCCAAAGTCGATCGTGTCCAGTTTGGAGACCGTCGAAAACACGCAGCACAATGGACTTACCCACACCTCATCAGTCAAAAGCACAG AGAGCGAGTCACACTTGGACCAGCCCTGCTGTCGATCGCTCTACGACTTTGAGCCGGAGAACGAGGGCGAGCTGGGCTTCAAAGAGGGCGACATCATCATCCTCACCAATCAGATTGATGAGAACTGGTATGAAGGCATGATTAACGGCGAATCGGGCTTCTTCCCCATAAACTACGTCGAGGTCCTAGTGCCCCTGCCACAATGA
- the LOC127962594 gene encoding gap junction delta-2 protein-like, with product MTEWTLLKRLLDAVHQHSTMIGRLWLTVMVIFRLLIVAVATEDVYTDEQEMFVCNTLQPGCPNVCYDAFAPISQPRFWVFQIITVSTPSLCFIIYTWHNLSKQPKGEQSREAYDRSCDSDSCSIKSHKHLGHSLADVYEGIKLQEAKAPSKSSSGVLSKFYVFHVCFRTVLEIGFVVAQWLLFGFHVPAHFECTATPCMQKVDCYVSRPTEKTIFLIFMFCVGIFCIFLSFLELNHLGWKMIKKSVLIKDGSWKGYGAINQDSQSIASLTFRDVTSTTSLPTLDLVVDHQPDWTCAGSCSTKKDKDTCRGTQSLKGKSQPNKGRKPKQKSSEVWI from the coding sequence ATGACAGAATGGACGCTGCTCAAGCGGCTTCTGGACGCTGTGCACCAGCACTCCACCATGATCGGACGCCTCTGGCTCACGGTCATGGTGATTTTCCGCCTGCTAATCGTGGCTGTGGCCACTGAGGATGTCTATACGGATGAGCAGGAGATGTTTGTATGCAACACCCTTCAACCGGGATGTCCCAATGTCTGCTACGATGCCTTTGCCCCAATCTCGCAGCCTCGGTTCTGGGTCTTCCAGATCATCACTGTGTCTACACCTTCACTTTGCTTCATCATCTACACCTGGCACAACTTGTCCAAGCAGCCAAAAGGCGAGCAGTCGAGGGAAGCATACGATCGCAGTTGCGACTCGGACAGTTGCTCCATCAAGTCGCACAAACATCTCGGCCACAGTCTTGCTGATGTCTATGAGGGCATTAAATTGCAGGAAGCCAAGGCTCCGTCCAAAAGCTCCTCGGGTGTACTTTCCAAGTTCTACGTCTTCCACGTGTGCTTTCGCACCGTTTTGGAGATCGGTTTCGTAGTGGCTCAATGGCTCCTCTTCGGATTCCACGTTCCCGCTCACTTTGAGTGCACAGCGACGCCTTGCATGCAGAAGGTCGACTGCTACGTCTCGCGTCCCACCGAGAAAACCATCTTCCTGATCTTTATGTTTTGCGTTGGGATCTTCTGCATCTTTCTCAGCTTCCTAGAGCTCAACCATTTGGGCTGGAAGATGATTAAGAAGTCGGTGCTCATCAAGGACGGCTCCTGGAAGGGATACGGCGCTATAAACCAAGACTCGCAGTCGATAGCCTCGCTTACCTTCAGAGACGTGACCAGCACTACTTCTTTACCTACCTTAGATCTAGTCGTGGACCATCAACCTGACTGGACCTGTGCTGGGAGCTGCTCAACGAAGAAAGACAAAGACACCTGCAGAGGAACACAATCACTCAAGGGTAAATCGCAACCAAACAAAGGAAGAAAACCAAAGCAGAAGAGCAGTGAGGTTTGGATATAA
- the zgc:158785 gene encoding E3 ubiquitin-protein ligase MARCHF3, whose amino-acid sequence MVSCAAVMLCEDSSPGLSAGPDSVDLVKANAETSTDPVQEVIHSSTYVSSVIPAQLGGISLNAEEPFCRICHEGSGVGDLLSPCECAGSMAMVHRVCLERWLTASGTSRCELCHFEFALERLPKPLTEWFTTPSMQQQRRTLCGDAICFLFITPLASLSGWLCVQGAMDLYYSNSMEAVGLIVLTLTLFTIYLFWTVVSLRYHIHLFRTWNETNPSVRLQIPRPVKTHQRPKHLTMYFLCKYKSKETMV is encoded by the exons ATGGTCTCATGTGCAGCAGTCATGCTCTGTGAGGACTCATCACCTGGTCTCAGTGCTGGTCCAGATTCAGTGGATCTGGTGAAAGCGAATGCTGAGACCTCCACGGATCCTGTACAGGAGGTCATTCACAGCAGCACTTATGTTTCCTCTGTGATCCCTGCTCAGCTGGGCGGCATCAG TCTGAACGCTGAGGAGCCGTTCTGTCGAATCTGTCATGAAGGCAGCGGCGTGGGTGATCTGTTATCTCCCTGCGAGTGTGCTGGCTCTATGGCGATGGTGCACCGTGTTTGTCTGGAGCGCTGGCTCACGGCCTCCGGCACCAGCCGCTGTGAGCTCTGCCACTTTGAGTTCGCTCTAGAGAGACTTCCCAAACCACTCACCGAG TGGTTCACCACTCCTTCCATGCAGCAGCAGAGACGGACGCTGTGTGGAGATGCCATCTGTTTCCTGTTCATCACACCCTTAGCGAGTCTGTCCGGCTGGCTGTGTGTGCAGGGAGCCATGGATCTGTACTACAGCAACAGCATGGAGGCCGTGGGACTCATTGTCCTCACACTGACACTCTTCACTATTTACCTCTTCTGGACTGTA GTATCCCTACGTTACCACATTCACCTCTTCAGGACATGGAATGAGACGAATCCCAGCGTCCGGCTACAGATTCCCCGACCTGTGAAGACACATCAGAGACCAAAACATCTGACAATGTACTTCTTGTGTAAATACAAGAGTAAGGAGACCATGGTGTAG